From one Triticum aestivum cultivar Chinese Spring chromosome 4B, IWGSC CS RefSeq v2.1, whole genome shotgun sequence genomic stretch:
- the LOC123093156 gene encoding inositol-3-phosphate synthase: MFIESFRVESPNVRYGAGEIESEYRYDTTELVHESHDGASKWVVRPKSVNYHFKTNTTVPKLGVMLVGWGGNNGSTLMAGVIANREGISWATKDKVQQANYFGSLTQASTIRVGSYNGEEIYAPFKSLLPMVNPDDLVFGGWDISSMNLADAMTRAKVLDIDLQKQLRPYMESIVPLPGIYDPDFIAANQGSRASNVIKGTKKEQMEQIIKDIREFKEKNKVDKVVVLWTANTERYSNVSVGLNDTMENLLASVDKNEAEISPSTLYAIACVMEGVPFINGSPQNTFVPGLIDLAIKNNCLIGGDDFKSGQTKMKSVLVDFLVGAGIKPTSIVSYNHLGNNDGMNLSAPQTFRSKEISKSNVVDDMVSSNAILYEPGEHPDHVVVIKYVPYVGDSKRAMDEYTSEIFMGGKSTIVLHNTCEDSLLAAPIILDLVLLAELSTRIQLKAEGEDKFHSFHPVATILSYLTKAPLVPPGTPVVNALAKQRAMLENIMRACVGLAPENNMILEYK; this comes from the exons ATGTTCATCGAGAGCTTCCGCGTGGAGAGCCCGAACGTGCGGTACGGCGCGGGGGAGATCGAGTCGGAGTACCGCTACGACACCACGGAGCTGGTGCACGAGAGCCACGACGGCGCCTCCAAGTGGGTCGTCCGCCCCAAGTCCGTCAACTACCACTTCAAGACCAACACCACCGTCCCCAAGCTCGG GGTGATGCTCGTGGGGTGGGGCGGCAACAATGGCTCCACACTCATGGCTGGGGTCATCGCCAACAGGGA GGGGATCTCATGGGCGACCAAGGACAAGGTGCAGCAGGCCAACTACTTTGGGTCCCTCACCCAGGCCTCCACCATCAGGGTCGGGAGCTACAACGGAGAGGAGATCTATGCGCCCTTCAAGAGCCTCCTGCCCATG GTAAACCCAGATGATCTTGTGTTTGGTGGCTGGGACATTAGCAGCATGAACCTGGCTGATGCTATGACCAGGGCCAAGGTGCTGGACATTGACCTGCAGAAGCAGCTCAGGCCCTACATGGAGTCCATCGTGCCGCTCCCCGGCATCTATGACCCGGACTTCATCGCTGCCAACCAGGGCTCCCGGGCTAGCAATGTCATCAAGGGCACAAAGAAAGAGCAGATGGAGCAGATTATCAAAGACATAAG GGAGTTCAAGGAGAAGAACAAGGTCGACAAGGTAGTGGTGCTTTGGACGGCAAACACTGAAAGGTACAGCAACGTCTCTGTTGGGCTTAATGACACGATGGAGAACCTCTTGGCGTCTGTGGACAAGAACGAGGCAGAGATATCCCCATCAACACTGTATGCCATTGCCTGTGTCATGGAGGGCGTCCCGTTCATCAACGGGAGCCCTCAGAACACCTTTGTGCCTG GGCTGATTGATCTTGCTATTAAGAACAACTGCCTGATTGGTGGCGATGATTTCAAGAGTGGCCAGACCAAGATGAAATCCGTCTTGGTCGACTTCCTTGTTGGTGCTGGAATCAAG CCCACCTCAATTGTCAGCTACAACCATCTTGGGAATAACGACGGGATGAACCTATCCGCACCGCAGACATTCCGTTCCAAGGAGATCTCCAAGAGCAATGTGGTGGATGACATGGTCTCGAGCAATGCTATCCTCTACGAGCCCGGGGAGCATCCTGACCACGTCGTCGTGATCAAG TACGTGCCATACGTTGGAGACAGCAAGAGGGCCATGGACGAGTACACCTCGGAGATCTTCATGGGGGGCAAGAGCACCATCGTGCTGCACAACACCTGCGAGGACTCGCTCCTCGCTGCACCCATCATTCTTGATCTGGTGCTCCTGGCGGAGCTCAGCACCAGGATTCAGCTGAAGGCCGAGGGAGAG GACAAGTTCCATTCCTTCCATCCGGTTGCCACCATCCTGAGCTACCTCACCAAGGCACCCCTG GTTCCTCCTGGCACGCCGGTGGTGAACGCCCTGGCGAAGCAGAGGGCGATGCTGGAGAACATCATGAGGGCGTGTGTCGGCCTGGCGCCCGAGAACAACATGATCCTGGAGTACAAGTGA